Proteins from a single region of Chromobacterium sp. ATCC 53434:
- a CDS encoding hemagglutinin repeat-containing protein, with product MRKTRFGLSTTGRVAAALTLAFVVAEAVSAGGISAAGGSGAQPQISTAGNGAQVINIVAPTAAGVSVNQYQDFNVGKPGAVFNNALQAGQSQLAGQLGANAQLGGNQASVILNEVVSRNPSLLLGKQEVFGKAADYVLANPNGIACDGCGFINTPRASLLVGTANLQDGAIASLQAANNGNALSISGGGASGVNVLDLIAPRLDVRANVSAADAIRVRAGFNTVDYAGGQVTATARTPDGVGKLDSYFLGAMQAGRINIVSTAAGAGVNVGGNLAGGDELTVGSAGALSVQAAQLKGKQLALSGASVDISGRVDSETGKDSKHDESWFIWKTGESNSTSSKTEASVKRASLQGDNVTVSASGNAHVGAADIQGQDVQLSGASVNLDGQLAQSGSSSSDHAWKNSWAYNQEQSSTTQQQSVARIKAGHDATVVATGGDIAVAGASVQAGNNLKLGATGGVQLSALSETDTSSDVGNRKNDGAALETGSWNNSSSQQRLVQAQLRAGNALGVTASGDINAQAAVLQAGGDAILSSQGKTMLAAQTSANGSSTQNGKTYWGGIGGGGNQNNSSSATVNTGSAVNAGGKLFINGDAGIAINGSQAKGTQGAYAKTQSGGVVIDSALDLSQTRIDQRSGTAFNITSSSSKGSSSQQTAVGSALKSDADLQLISAGDVAVTGSLLKAAQALNIQAVGDIKVASQAAETHSQSSDTQLALRGVGAETGDKQYRGGVRLEHSSTEQQLDQTSQTGSQLAGGSVKLAAGNDLTLSGSKLESGGDASLSGQNVSLNAAQATSHSDKAGTVSGGGLYLTGGLDKTGAGVEFGQTGNRIVVDGSVAQASAVKAGGKLDITAGNGMGSVQNQGSQIQASGAVSIAAGDISNQAAISQQSTQQTSSHWGVDVGANVDYSGLTRPVVNAGTSVASGNVSGAAAQAANLGAANLGVDIAATGGSAKSQSQSSTAQVTSIAGASVNVAAGGALKDQATQYQATQGAVSISADSQQMTAAANTQSQSSQASEGSATVRVYTTTGQDVNVKGSGQGSYVSGQSASSTAGTGSILSTGGVSVQINNDASYQGVNINGGGGQANVQAGGKLSLSQADNTASSQQRNVGVSVGVGVSTSPIDGGSKLGGSGNLAVNSQQGQTASSQAATGSVQAAGGIALTSGNGLTVQGGSLSSGGDVKLQSDGKVSLQAATGSDSKTGNGWGFNVNAGGSNSKGKDASGQGFNVGGGVQLSSQNESSVTQAGTQATAGGALSVSAGATGDKAVSLQGSQLSGKTVELTADNGGVNLQSAQNGSQRNDWSASANLGGGANSSVAKDASGQAKADGASKTYQAGGGFDVKVDQQDKLANANAVVKAGQVNVKADGQLTLAGADINGGKVDGSVGGNIVVQSQQDRNNGSHVEVGLNVSRSDAKNPSVVDQAAGLAGPLAGAAKDKATEAINAAADKLQGAQPAGDAKPGLIDGARQQAGATLKDKLLNPQDKGTQVSGVIDVAVNKDNSVGSVSAINGDGGINLAVGGKVQLVGGQIASSGGKVNLGDAKVEASDIQTHTQSDSGGVKLDGSPAAIVQQAVKDVTSGQMPLIHVERNGQDQTVAGAVKSGG from the coding sequence ATGAGAAAAACAAGGTTCGGCCTGTCGACGACGGGCAGGGTGGCCGCGGCGCTGACGCTGGCTTTCGTGGTGGCTGAGGCGGTTTCGGCGGGCGGCATCTCGGCCGCCGGCGGCAGCGGCGCGCAGCCGCAGATTTCCACCGCCGGCAACGGCGCCCAGGTGATCAACATCGTCGCGCCGACGGCGGCCGGCGTGTCGGTCAACCAGTACCAGGATTTCAACGTCGGCAAGCCCGGCGCGGTGTTCAACAACGCGCTGCAGGCCGGCCAGTCGCAACTGGCGGGCCAGCTCGGCGCCAACGCCCAGCTCGGCGGCAACCAGGCCAGCGTGATCCTGAACGAGGTGGTCAGCCGCAATCCCTCGCTGCTCTTGGGCAAGCAGGAAGTGTTCGGCAAGGCCGCCGACTACGTGCTGGCCAACCCGAACGGCATCGCCTGCGACGGGTGCGGCTTCATCAATACCCCCCGCGCCTCGCTGCTGGTGGGCACGGCCAATCTGCAGGACGGCGCCATCGCCTCGCTGCAGGCCGCCAATAACGGCAACGCGCTGAGCATTTCCGGCGGCGGCGCTTCCGGCGTCAATGTGCTGGACCTGATCGCGCCGCGGCTGGACGTGCGCGCCAATGTCTCCGCCGCCGACGCCATCCGCGTCCGCGCCGGCTTCAATACCGTCGACTACGCCGGCGGCCAGGTGACGGCCACCGCCAGGACGCCGGATGGCGTCGGCAAGCTGGACAGCTATTTCCTCGGCGCGATGCAGGCGGGCCGGATCAATATCGTCAGCACCGCGGCCGGCGCCGGCGTCAATGTCGGCGGCAATCTGGCCGGCGGCGACGAACTGACCGTCGGCTCGGCCGGCGCCTTGTCGGTGCAGGCCGCCCAGCTGAAGGGCAAGCAGCTGGCGCTGAGCGGCGCCAGCGTGGACATTTCCGGCCGGGTGGACAGCGAGACCGGCAAGGACAGCAAGCACGACGAAAGCTGGTTCATCTGGAAGACCGGCGAGAGCAACAGCACGTCCAGCAAGACCGAGGCCAGCGTCAAGCGCGCGTCGCTGCAGGGCGACAACGTGACGGTCAGCGCCAGCGGCAACGCCCATGTCGGCGCCGCCGACATTCAGGGCCAGGACGTGCAGCTGTCCGGCGCCAGCGTCAATCTGGACGGCCAGCTGGCGCAAAGCGGCAGCAGCAGCAGCGACCACGCCTGGAAGAATTCCTGGGCGTACAACCAGGAACAGAGCAGCACGACCCAGCAGCAGTCGGTGGCGCGGATCAAGGCCGGCCACGACGCGACCGTCGTCGCGACCGGCGGCGACATCGCCGTCGCCGGCGCCAGCGTGCAGGCCGGCAACAATCTGAAGCTGGGCGCCACCGGCGGCGTCCAGCTGTCGGCGCTGAGCGAAACCGATACCAGCAGCGACGTCGGCAATCGCAAGAACGATGGCGCGGCGCTGGAAACCGGCAGCTGGAACAACAGCAGCAGCCAGCAGCGCCTGGTGCAGGCTCAACTGCGCGCCGGCAACGCGCTGGGCGTGACCGCCAGCGGCGACATCAACGCCCAGGCCGCCGTGCTGCAAGCCGGCGGCGACGCCATCCTGTCGTCGCAGGGCAAGACCATGCTGGCCGCGCAGACCAGCGCCAACGGCAGCAGCACGCAGAACGGCAAGACCTATTGGGGCGGCATCGGCGGCGGCGGCAACCAGAACAACAGCAGCAGCGCCACCGTCAACACCGGCAGCGCGGTCAACGCCGGCGGCAAGCTGTTCATCAACGGCGACGCCGGCATCGCGATCAACGGCAGCCAGGCCAAGGGTACGCAAGGCGCCTACGCCAAGACCCAGTCCGGCGGCGTCGTCATCGACAGCGCGCTGGATCTGAGCCAGACCCGCATCGATCAGCGCAGCGGCACCGCCTTCAACATCACCAGCAGTTCCAGCAAGGGCAGCAGCAGCCAACAGACCGCGGTCGGCTCGGCGCTGAAGTCCGACGCCGACCTGCAACTGATCTCCGCCGGCGACGTGGCGGTGACCGGCAGCCTGCTCAAGGCGGCGCAGGCGCTGAACATCCAGGCGGTCGGCGACATCAAGGTGGCCAGCCAGGCGGCGGAAACGCACAGCCAGTCCAGCGACACCCAGTTGGCGCTGCGCGGCGTCGGCGCCGAGACCGGCGACAAGCAATACCGCGGCGGCGTGCGGCTGGAGCACAGCAGCACCGAGCAGCAGCTGGACCAGACGAGCCAGACCGGCTCGCAACTGGCCGGCGGCAGCGTCAAGCTGGCGGCCGGCAACGATCTGACGCTGAGCGGTTCCAAGCTGGAAAGCGGCGGCGACGCCAGCCTGTCCGGCCAGAACGTCAGCCTGAACGCGGCGCAGGCCACCAGCCACAGCGACAAGGCCGGCACCGTCAGCGGCGGCGGCCTGTATCTGACCGGCGGCCTGGACAAGACCGGCGCCGGCGTCGAGTTCGGCCAGACCGGCAACCGCATCGTCGTCGACGGCAGCGTCGCCCAGGCCAGCGCGGTCAAGGCCGGCGGCAAGCTGGACATCACCGCCGGCAACGGCATGGGCAGCGTGCAGAACCAGGGCAGCCAGATCCAGGCGAGCGGCGCGGTCAGCATCGCCGCCGGCGATATCAGCAACCAGGCGGCGATCAGCCAGCAGTCCACTCAGCAGACCAGCAGCCACTGGGGCGTGGACGTCGGCGCCAATGTCGACTACAGCGGCCTGACCCGCCCGGTCGTCAACGCCGGGACCAGCGTGGCCAGCGGCAATGTGTCCGGCGCGGCCGCTCAGGCGGCGAACCTGGGCGCGGCCAATCTGGGCGTGGACATCGCCGCGACCGGTGGCAGCGCCAAATCGCAGAGCCAGAGCAGCACGGCGCAGGTCACCAGCATCGCGGGCGCCTCGGTCAATGTGGCCGCCGGCGGCGCGTTGAAGGACCAGGCGACCCAGTACCAGGCCACCCAGGGCGCGGTCAGCATCAGCGCCGACAGCCAGCAAATGACGGCGGCGGCCAATACCCAGAGCCAGAGCAGCCAGGCCAGCGAAGGCAGCGCCACCGTGCGCGTCTATACGACCACCGGCCAGGACGTCAACGTCAAGGGCAGCGGCCAGGGCAGCTATGTCAGCGGCCAGAGCGCGTCCAGCACCGCGGGGACCGGTTCCATCCTGTCGACCGGCGGCGTCAGCGTGCAGATCAACAACGACGCGTCCTACCAGGGCGTGAACATCAACGGCGGCGGCGGCCAGGCCAATGTGCAGGCCGGCGGCAAGCTGAGCCTGAGCCAGGCCGACAACACCGCCAGCAGCCAGCAGCGCAATGTCGGCGTGTCGGTTGGCGTCGGCGTCAGCACCAGCCCGATCGACGGCGGCAGCAAGCTCGGCGGCAGCGGCAATCTGGCGGTGAACAGCCAGCAGGGCCAGACCGCCTCCAGCCAGGCGGCGACCGGTTCGGTGCAGGCGGCCGGCGGCATCGCGCTGACGTCCGGCAACGGCCTGACCGTGCAGGGCGGCAGCCTCTCCAGCGGCGGCGACGTCAAGCTGCAGTCCGACGGCAAGGTCAGCCTGCAGGCCGCCACCGGCAGCGACAGCAAGACCGGCAACGGCTGGGGCTTCAACGTCAATGCCGGCGGCAGCAACAGCAAGGGCAAGGACGCGTCCGGCCAGGGCTTCAACGTGGGCGGCGGCGTCCAGCTGTCCAGCCAGAACGAGTCCAGTGTCACGCAGGCCGGCACCCAGGCGACGGCGGGCGGCGCGCTGAGCGTTAGCGCCGGCGCCACCGGCGACAAGGCCGTGTCGCTGCAAGGCAGCCAGCTGTCCGGCAAGACGGTGGAGCTGACGGCCGACAACGGCGGCGTCAATCTGCAGTCGGCGCAGAACGGCAGCCAGCGCAATGACTGGAGCGCCAGCGCCAATCTGGGCGGCGGCGCCAACAGCAGCGTGGCCAAGGACGCGAGCGGCCAGGCCAAGGCCGACGGCGCCAGCAAGACCTACCAGGCGGGTGGCGGCTTCGACGTCAAGGTGGACCAGCAGGACAAGCTCGCCAATGCCAACGCCGTGGTCAAGGCCGGCCAGGTCAATGTCAAGGCCGACGGCCAGCTGACGCTGGCCGGCGCCGACATCAACGGCGGCAAGGTGGACGGCAGCGTCGGCGGCAATATCGTCGTGCAAAGCCAGCAGGACCGCAACAACGGCAGCCATGTGGAGGTGGGCCTGAACGTCAGCCGTTCCGACGCCAAGAACCCCAGCGTCGTCGATCAGGCCGCCGGCCTGGCCGGCCCGCTGGCGGGTGCGGCGAAGGACAAGGCGACTGAGGCGATCAACGCCGCGGCCGACAAGCTGCAGGGCGCCCAGCCGGCCGGCGACGCCAAGCCGGGCCTGATCGACGGCGCACGCCAGCAGGCCGGCGCCACGCTGAAGGACAAGTTGTTGAATCCGCAGGACAAGGGCACCCAGGTGTCCGGTGTCATCGACGTGGCCGTCAACAAGGACAACAGTGTGGGCAGCGTCAGCGCCATCAACGGCGACGGCGGCATCAATCTGGCGGTGGGCGGCAAGGTGCAGCTGGTCGGCGGCCAGATCGCCTCCAGCGGCGGCAAGGTGAACCTGGGCGACGCCAAGGTGGAGGCCAGCGACATCCAGACCCATACCCAGTCCGACAGCGGCGGCGTCAAGCTGGACGGTTCGCCGGCGGCCATCGTGCAGCAGGCAGTCAAGGATGTGACTTCCGGCCAGATGCCGCTGATCCATGTCGAGCGCAACGGCCAGGACCAGACCGTCGCGGGCGCGGTGAAGTCGGGAGGCTGA
- a CDS encoding ShlB/FhaC/HecB family hemolysin secretion/activation protein encodes MKYFPIAAMAALSLAQHSLAEPPSPDLLGGDARRQLQDSDRRFDELIRQQKLRQIESGPSAAPVEAPPPLSGEACLPVAGLRLAGITLLSRGEVAALGLPRGDCLDVAELNRFSRALTALYLSRGYIAARVLARGPDARGVLTLQVEEGRVAAIGADAAAPRPGNLFPGMTGAPLNVRDLDQGLDQANRLRSNHVTVDVLPGEATGESVLQLHNQPDSRFSGALSLDNAGRAGTGRTQAGASLNWDNAAGWSDFLSLSAQTTTDKPSLRHSRSESLFYSLPYGYWTFSAFASRADYLNPQRLPFGTIELSGDTAQGGVRLDRVLARDQGHILSAELQLTQKRVRNYFQDAQLAISSPSLTVLEGGLSQMLILPGGLLQLDGSLQRGTRWLGADAQDGRFPGLPNPQFLKLKLGVSWYGALRLPGGPYQLQSSLAGQASRDPLPGVEQLDIADGSAVRGFRNNSLAAETGWYWRNTLSKRLQYGGFSVTPRLGLDGGRALMRGGGETWQDIAGADVGVALARGGLTLDLDYSRPLRQPSGWVPEGHILFARLNWQW; translated from the coding sequence ATGAAATATTTTCCCATAGCGGCAATGGCGGCGCTGTCGCTGGCGCAGCATAGCCTGGCCGAGCCGCCGTCGCCGGACCTGTTGGGCGGTGACGCCCGCCGCCAGTTGCAGGACAGCGACCGGCGTTTCGACGAGTTGATCCGCCAGCAGAAGCTGCGCCAGATCGAGAGCGGTCCCAGCGCCGCGCCCGTCGAGGCGCCGCCGCCGCTGTCCGGCGAGGCCTGCCTGCCGGTCGCCGGCCTGCGATTGGCCGGCATCACGCTGCTGAGCCGCGGCGAGGTGGCGGCGCTGGGCCTGCCCCGCGGCGATTGTCTGGACGTGGCCGAGCTGAACCGCTTCAGCCGCGCCTTGACCGCGCTATATCTGAGCCGCGGCTATATCGCGGCGCGGGTGCTGGCCCGCGGGCCGGACGCGCGCGGCGTGCTGACGCTGCAGGTGGAGGAGGGCAGGGTGGCGGCGATCGGCGCCGACGCCGCCGCGCCGCGGCCCGGCAACCTGTTTCCCGGCATGACGGGCGCGCCGCTGAATGTCCGCGACCTGGACCAGGGCCTGGACCAGGCCAATCGGCTGCGCTCCAACCACGTCACGGTGGACGTGCTGCCCGGCGAAGCGACCGGCGAGTCCGTCCTGCAACTGCACAATCAACCGGATTCGCGCTTTTCCGGCGCCTTGTCGCTGGACAATGCCGGACGCGCCGGCACCGGTCGGACCCAGGCCGGCGCCAGCCTGAACTGGGACAATGCCGCCGGCTGGTCCGATTTTCTCAGCCTGTCGGCGCAGACCACCACCGACAAGCCGTCGCTGCGCCACAGCCGCAGCGAGTCGCTGTTCTACTCGCTGCCTTACGGCTACTGGACTTTCAGCGCTTTCGCCAGCCGGGCCGACTACCTGAATCCGCAGCGGCTGCCGTTCGGCACGATCGAATTGTCCGGCGATACCGCCCAGGGCGGCGTGAGGCTGGACAGGGTGCTGGCGCGCGACCAGGGCCATATCCTCAGCGCCGAGCTGCAGCTGACGCAAAAGCGGGTGCGAAACTATTTCCAGGATGCCCAACTGGCGATCAGCAGCCCCAGCCTGACGGTGCTGGAGGGCGGGCTGTCGCAGATGTTGATCCTGCCTGGGGGGCTGTTGCAGCTGGACGGCAGCCTGCAGCGCGGCACCCGCTGGCTGGGCGCCGACGCGCAGGACGGCCGTTTCCCCGGCCTGCCCAATCCGCAGTTCCTCAAGCTCAAGCTAGGCGTCAGCTGGTACGGCGCGCTGCGCTTGCCCGGAGGGCCGTACCAGTTGCAAAGTTCGCTGGCCGGCCAGGCCAGCCGCGATCCGCTGCCGGGCGTCGAGCAGCTGGATATCGCCGACGGCAGCGCGGTGCGCGGCTTCCGCAATAATTCGCTGGCGGCGGAAACCGGCTGGTACTGGCGCAACACGCTGTCGAAGCGTCTGCAATACGGCGGTTTCAGCGTGACGCCGCGGCTGGGGCTGGACGGCGGCCGCGCGCTGATGCGCGGCGGCGGCGAAACCTGGCAGGACATCGCCGGCGCCGATGTCGGCGTCGCGCTGGCGCGCGGGGGCCTGACGCTGGACCTGGATTACAGCCGGCCGCTGCGCCAGCCGTCGGGCTGGGTCCCGGAGGGCCACATCCTGTTCGCCCGGTTGAACTGGCAGTGGTGA
- the alr gene encoding alanine racemase yields MRPLIATIRLDHLRHNYQLARAAHGDKTLAVLKANGYGHGAARCGLALADIADGFAVACLEEALELRAAGIAKPILLLEGVFEAEELEAVDQHGLWMAVASEEQLRMVERANPSRPFNVWLMLDSGMHREGFLPENYHAAWHRLEASGKVGSITKMTHFARADEPEVPMTFAQLETFDAAVKGLPAGDESVANSAGILCHPRAQRNWGRVGIALYGVTPLPAGCGQGEALRPVMRFSSKVFGVRELAAGEPIGYGDNFVTERPTRVGLVACGYADGYPRRASTGSPVLIDGHRSRLIGRVSMDMLTVDLTDLPQAGVGSEVELWGEAVSVNEVAAHAGTIGYELLCNVKRAHFHYR; encoded by the coding sequence ATGCGTCCGTTGATCGCGACGATACGGCTGGATCATCTGCGCCACAACTATCAGCTGGCGCGCGCCGCCCACGGCGACAAGACGCTGGCGGTGCTGAAGGCCAACGGCTACGGCCACGGCGCGGCGCGCTGCGGGCTGGCGTTGGCCGACATCGCCGACGGTTTCGCCGTCGCCTGCCTGGAGGAGGCGCTGGAGCTGCGCGCCGCCGGCATCGCCAAGCCCATCCTGTTGCTGGAGGGCGTGTTCGAGGCCGAGGAGCTGGAGGCGGTGGACCAGCACGGCCTGTGGATGGCCGTGGCCAGCGAGGAACAGCTGCGCATGGTGGAGCGGGCGAATCCGTCCCGCCCGTTCAATGTCTGGCTGATGCTGGATTCCGGCATGCACCGCGAGGGCTTTCTGCCGGAAAACTACCATGCGGCCTGGCACAGGCTGGAGGCCAGCGGCAAGGTGGGCAGCATCACCAAGATGACCCATTTCGCCCGCGCCGACGAGCCTGAGGTCCCGATGACCTTCGCCCAGCTGGAGACTTTCGACGCCGCGGTGAAGGGCCTGCCGGCCGGCGACGAGTCGGTCGCCAACTCGGCCGGCATCCTGTGCCATCCGCGCGCGCAGCGCAACTGGGGCCGCGTCGGCATCGCGCTGTACGGCGTGACGCCGCTGCCGGCCGGTTGCGGGCAGGGCGAGGCGCTGCGTCCGGTGATGCGTTTTTCCAGCAAGGTGTTCGGCGTGCGCGAGCTGGCCGCCGGCGAGCCGATAGGCTACGGCGACAACTTCGTCACCGAGCGCCCGACCCGGGTCGGCCTGGTGGCCTGCGGCTATGCCGACGGCTATCCGCGCCGCGCGTCCACCGGCAGTCCGGTGCTGATCGATGGCCATCGCTCGCGCTTGATCGGCCGGGTGTCGATGGACATGCTGACGGTGGACCTGACCGACCTGCCCCAGGCCGGCGTCGGCAGCGAGGTGGAGCTGTGGGGCGAGGCGGTATCGGTCAACGAGGTGGCGGCGCATGCCGGCACCATAGGCTACGAACTGCTGTGCAACGTCAAGCGCGCGCATTTCCACTACCGCTGA
- a CDS encoding D-amino acid dehydrogenase → MYWINLLILVNFSEKNHRSMNILAEFTSCSDKATNGDGIMKVIVLGGGVLGVSTAWYLAKAGCQVTVLERQDGVALETSFGNAGQISPGYSAPWAAPGIPLKGLKWMFQRHAPLAITPDGSLYQLQWIAKMLANCNEKAYAVNKGRMMRLAEYSRDKIKELRAETGLEYEGRQGGTLQLLRSQAQVEGMAKDIAVLRECGVDFNVLDPDGCARVEPALAAVKHKLAGGLQLPNDETGDCNLFTSRLAELARAKGVEFRFGVSVDAIESDGKRVTGVRVGDETLRADHYVVAMGSYSRDLLKTLGVDIPVYPVKGYSLTVPITNPAGAPTSTILDETYKVAITRFDDRIRVGGMAELSGYNLGLNPRRRETLEMVVGDLYPNGGDIPAASFWTGLRPMTPDGTPIVGGTRFANLSLNTGHGTLGWTMCAGSGKVLADLITGVKPEISVDGLSMQRYAKQGETLVVPVIRPAVQGA, encoded by the coding sequence ATTTATTGGATCAATCTTTTGATTCTCGTCAATTTCAGTGAAAAAAACCATAGATCAATGAATATACTGGCGGAATTCACTAGCTGTAGCGACAAGGCTACCAACGGAGACGGAATCATGAAGGTAATCGTGCTGGGTGGCGGCGTTCTGGGCGTGTCCACCGCGTGGTATCTGGCCAAGGCGGGCTGCCAGGTGACGGTGCTGGAACGTCAGGACGGCGTGGCGCTGGAAACCAGTTTCGGCAACGCCGGCCAGATCTCGCCGGGCTACTCGGCGCCGTGGGCCGCGCCCGGCATTCCGTTGAAAGGGCTGAAGTGGATGTTCCAGCGCCACGCGCCGCTGGCCATCACGCCGGACGGCAGCCTGTACCAGCTGCAGTGGATCGCCAAAATGCTGGCCAACTGCAACGAGAAGGCCTATGCCGTCAATAAGGGCCGCATGATGCGACTGGCCGAATACAGCCGCGACAAGATCAAGGAGTTGCGCGCCGAGACCGGCCTTGAATATGAGGGCCGCCAGGGCGGCACGCTGCAGTTGCTGCGCAGCCAGGCCCAGGTGGAGGGCATGGCCAAGGACATCGCCGTGCTGCGCGAGTGCGGCGTCGATTTCAATGTGCTGGACCCGGACGGCTGCGCCCGCGTCGAGCCGGCGCTGGCCGCGGTCAAGCACAAGCTGGCCGGCGGCCTGCAGCTGCCCAATGATGAAACCGGCGACTGCAATCTGTTCACCAGCCGCCTGGCCGAGCTGGCGCGCGCGAAGGGCGTCGAATTCCGCTTCGGCGTCAGCGTCGACGCGATAGAAAGCGACGGCAAGCGCGTCACCGGCGTCCGCGTCGGCGACGAAACGCTGCGCGCCGACCACTATGTGGTGGCGATGGGCAGCTACTCGCGCGATCTGCTGAAGACGCTGGGCGTGGACATCCCGGTCTACCCGGTCAAGGGCTACTCGCTGACGGTGCCGATCACCAACCCGGCCGGCGCGCCGACCTCGACGATTCTGGACGAGACCTACAAGGTGGCGATCACCCGTTTCGACGACCGCATCCGCGTAGGCGGCATGGCCGAGCTGTCCGGCTACAATCTGGGCTTGAACCCGCGCCGTCGCGAAACGCTGGAAATGGTGGTCGGCGATCTGTACCCGAACGGCGGCGACATTCCGGCGGCCTCGTTCTGGACCGGCCTGCGCCCGATGACGCCGGACGGCACCCCCATCGTCGGCGGCACCCGCTTCGCCAATCTGTCGCTGAACACCGGCCACGGCACACTGGGCTGGACCATGTGCGCCGGCTCCGGCAAGGTGCTGGCCGACCTGATCACCGGCGTCAAGCCGGAAATCAGCGTCGACGGCTTGTCGATGCAGCGCTACGCCAAACAAGGCGAAACCCTGGTGGTGCCGGTGATCCGCCCGGCGGTGCAAGGGGCCTGA
- a CDS encoding winged helix-turn-helix transcriptional regulator has protein sequence MKTITTTGKALDKMDRKILRILQKNARIAMTELAEKVGLSTTPCTERVRRMERDGIIEGYYARLNPQALGGALLVFVEIKLEAKSGNIFDAFRREIMSIPEILECHLVSGDFDYLIKARIADMSMYRKLLGDILLQLPSAKESKSYVVMEEVKETLQLPLSD, from the coding sequence ATGAAGACAATCACCACCACCGGAAAAGCGCTGGACAAGATGGATCGCAAGATCCTGCGCATCCTGCAGAAAAACGCCCGCATCGCGATGACCGAACTGGCCGAAAAAGTCGGCCTGTCCACCACCCCGTGCACCGAGCGGGTACGCCGGATGGAGCGCGACGGCATCATCGAAGGCTATTACGCCCGGCTGAATCCGCAGGCGCTGGGCGGCGCGCTGCTGGTCTTCGTCGAGATCAAGCTGGAAGCCAAGTCCGGCAATATCTTCGACGCCTTCCGCCGCGAAATCATGAGCATCCCGGAAATCCTGGAATGCCATCTGGTGTCCGGCGACTTCGACTATCTGATCAAGGCGCGCATCGCCGACATGTCGATGTACCGCAAGCTGCTGGGCGACATCCTGCTGCAACTGCCGTCGGCCAAGGAGTCGAAAAGCTATGTGGTGATGGAGGAGGTCAAGGAGACCTTGCAGCTGCCGCTATCGGACTGA